CCGGGTGCTGCCGGGCCATTATTCGACGATGGTGTTGTACCGTCGTCACGCTCATTACCTAGGATGTTGCTTGCAAAGATTGGAGGAACGAATTTGGTGAACGGATTTTCATAAACACTAACCACCGACTTCGACTCGATGGTACCGGCGTAGTTACGCGCCTCGAGCTTGTACGTGCCGGCGTCCTCCGTCGTCACGTTCACTATCTCGAGCGTAACCTTGCCGTCGCGGCGCGTCTTCTGGCGGTACTTGCGGCCCTGCACGAGCGGTATCTCATCCTTGTACCACATGAACAGCGGGAACTTCCCATCGACGTAGCACGTAAACTTGAGGTTCGAACCCTCCGGCACCGTCTTATCCTGCAGCTGCGTGATGAAGTGCAGCTTGTACCGATAGTCGTATTCCTTCTCGTGCTGACTGCGCGACTCGGACCACTTGATCAGTGCCTCGTCCTCCGGATTGTAATCGCAATCTTTCGGGCGCAGATGCCGGCTCAGGATGGGCTTTTCCGACTTTTTGTGCAACTCCTCCTCGAACACCTTCAGCACATCCTCGTCGCTGTTCTTGTAGTTGATGTAGTACACCATGTCCGTCTTATCGACACTGTTCTTCGCCCGGCACACGTACCGCCCGCTGTCCTCTTTCGAGGGTTGGAAGATCTTAAGCTGCTGACGACCGTCCGGATACTTCCGGAAGTACAACCGACCACCGGTGTTGTGGCGCATAAACACACCCTGCACAATCCAAACCGTCTCCGGCTCAGGATCGCCCCGTACACAACACTCCAGCGTCAGTTCGTCCTGTATCGGGTCGTACTTTTCTGTAAGGATAAAAAATCAGGAACGtcaccaaaaaaccaaaccgctCGGGTAAGAGTGCCAGCTTGACCGTTTGCGGATGCTGCTACAACTGCACGAGTTCACGACGATCGTTGCAATCCGTCCAGTGAATGTTTTCACACGCGTACCTTGCATGGGGCGGGTAAAGACCGGTGCCTCGCCCTTAATTTCCGTTTTCTCAACAACCGATACCGTGCAGCTTTGCTCGATCTCGCCGTACGTCGGACATTTGGCGACGCATGTAAAGGTGCCGGCATCCCGGTATTTGCATTTCTCTATCTCCAGCACACACGTACCGCAGCGCATGGTGGTGTGGGTGAGCCGTAACCCATTGCCCAGCACGCGACCCTCCTTCTTCCAGTAGGACGTTACCTCCTCCGGACATTTCACGTACGCGATTAAACGCATCGTCTTGCCCGGTTCCACACGCACATTAGCCATGTGCGACACGAAGTCGAACTTTTTGCGCCGTTCGAACTCCTCCAGCGCAACCTGCGTACGCGACTTTCGGCGCTTGTACATcgcttccggttccggttccgggtCTTTCGTTGCGGCCGGGTCCGGTTCCGGGACCACGATCTGTACGGACCGCTCGGCTTGCGCTTGGGCTTCCGCTTCcgcctttttttcctcctccggCAACTCCTTGACGTCGGGCAGTTTGGGAGCCCGCTTCACTTTCGGTTCCCGCGGACCTTCGCCCTCCTCCCCTTCTgcgtcctcctcttcctcgcCCTCTTCTTCGCCCTCCTCGCCCTCCTCATCGCCGCCAAAGGTGGGCGCCGGTTCGACCGGTATGTACGATTCCGCCTTAAACCACCCGGGCCGCTTCTTGGCAAGCCATTCAAAGTACTGCTCCTTGCTGCAGAAGTCTAGCATGTGCTTGCACGTGGCCTCTCCGACGCTGTTCGATGCGATGCAGATGTACTCGCCATTGTCCGTGTACGAGGGATCGTAAAACACCAGCGACGCGATCGTGTGTTCGGCCGTTTCGTCAAAGTGTTGCGAGATGCGCATGTGGGTGTCCGGGTAGACGCCCAGCTTAATGATGCCCTTGTACCACGTGAGCGTTGGTGTCGGATTGGCACGGATCACGAACTCTACCGTCAGTATGTTGCTGTACGAGTCGTAGTTTTCTAAAGAGATATAAGGATAAGTATATTAGCAACTACTTCGGGGGTGATGGGGTATATGTTATGAAGTTCTTAGTACCTCAACTTCCTCAAGGTGATGAGGTATATGTTATGAAGTTCTTAGTACATCAGTTATTATATGTAcaaatttttaattctttcaGTACATCAGTGTCAATTTGTTATGGCGTTGGGTGATGATAAATCATGCAGTTCTCAGTTCGCATGCTCTGATGTCTTGCAGGACATTACAGAAAAATCCTGAAGAACGAGTGTCTTATTGTGTGAATATTGCCAAGATTTCAGATGATCTCAAGCAACTGATGTCATGTTGGAAAACTCATCACATGCGGGAACGAGTTTATTCCAAGTATTGTAAGTATGTCAGTAATTGCCCAGGCTTCTAACGTTCTGGTCTAACCTCTCAGAATCCGGTCAGTTAACACGATAACTTATAAGAGATACTACAAAAAGTCTTTATCCAAGTCTTCGTTTGTATTGAGGTTCCCTAGACCGCATCTAAACAAGTCATGTTGCTGTGAGAGATTCGTCACTTTCAATCTAGTCGTGCATGTTGGCGAGTGACTGTAATGTCTTCTAACGTTGTCGTTACACCGAGAATAGTGCAGGCAGTTCTATACTTAGCAAGTCCACGTTTAGATTTAGCTGTCTTTGTTACTTACCTCTTACCATGCGCACGAACGTCGGTGCAAAGGTTTGCACGGTTGTCACAGGCTCGACAACCGTCAACTTGCACACGGTTTCGATTTCCTCCATCCCGTTCTTCGCCTTGCACTTGTACTCGCCCGCATCCTTCACGGTGACATCGTTGACCCATAAACAACCGTAAGCTCCACGGTGCATGTCATTCATATCGACGATGTGGTCGTCATACTCGACCGGCTGCCCATCCTTAAACCATTCCAGCGTTGGATCGAATCCCGTCGCACAGCACATCAGCTTCAGCCGATGGCCGGCCACGATCGCGCGGTTGGTAAGGTGCACCGACCATTGCAGCTTGTCCCGGTGGTGCAGGATCTTCTTGTGGTAGTAGCGTGCCATATCACCACCGATCGGTGGCGGCGACGGTGACTTCTCCGGCACCAAGCGTCTGTGCTTTGCATGGCCACCAGCCTCCGATGGTACGATCGGTGCCTCGCCTTCTTCGCCCGTGGCTTCCGCTGGCTGTTCCTCGGCAGCACTGGCTGCAGGTTGAGGTGCGTCTGCGACGGGCGGCTCTTGAGGTTGAGGTGATGTAGGTTGAGGAGCACCGGAAGGAGGTAGGGCTGCTTCGCTTGATACAGTTTCGCTTGCAGGAGCTTCCTCGAcagctactgctgctgctgctggctgttcGGCAGGGGCAGCGGCAGAAGCTTCTGCTGCCTGCTGCCCTTCACTGGCAACTACCGCGGGTGCCTGCTTGTCCTCTAGTGAAACATCATCTTAATGTATtagtaaaataatacaatacaTCGAATTAGAATCCACCGACCAATCGACTATCACGAACaaagacacaaacacagcTTTAGTGATAGCTTCGGTTGATTGACTGATGCAACGGACGAAGTACGCTACAGAACAGAGCACAGCGACCTACACGGAAGCGCAGTTacacattcaaacacacatacacaaaaggGTGGACCCTCCCCCTTGGCCACACTTCCGCTCCGTACATGACTAGGAAAAGAACTACATCCTGGCGCGAGCACTGGAGCCGGGATCATAAACACAAGTGTACACTAGCCTACTACCCTACTAGCATTTGGTTACCTTTGATGGAGATGAACGTCGGTGGCGTAGGTTTGGTTTCGTAATTTTCATACACCGTTAGCGTGGTGCTGGTGGACGTTTCACCGTTCTTGTTCTTGATCATGCAGGCGTACTCGCCCGCATCGACCGTATCGACGTCCTTGATCTCGAGGCTGAGCAGACCCTCGCTCACCTTGAAGGTGTGCTTGTTGCTCTTCTCGATCGGGTCACCGTTCTTGAGCCAGCGCACCGTGATGCCCGGACCGGAGATGGAGCAGGTTAGCTTCACCGTCGAGCCCTTCGGGGCGGCCCGTGACTTCAGGTGCGAGATGACCAGCGGTGGTCGCATCATCTGACGCTGCCGCTGCCATTCCAGGTCACGCTCCCGTTCCGTCATCTCTTGTGTCGATTCGCGGCGGGACGCCTCACGGGATTTCACTTTCGCACTAGGCTTCGCTTCTGCCTCggcctgctgctgcagctgctgttcGAGACTGTCGATGCTCTTCCACACCGACGGATCGAACTCTTCCTTCACCGGTATCAGCTCTACGTCTGAGTCATATTCGGGCTCGGGCGGTGGCTTTATCGGTTCCGGCTCGGGCGTCGGCTCCTTCGGTGGAGGGGGCGTCGGTGCCCGAGGCGGTTCGGGTTCGggttcctcctcctcctcctcttcctcctcttcctcctccaccGGTTCTGGCTCCGGCTCTGGTTCCGGCtctggcggtggcggtggcggcggtgtCGGTTCCTTCGCGGACTTaccttcttcctcctcctgtATGCGGGCCAGCTCGGCCGCTGCCTCCGCCTCGGTTTTGGAGTGCTCCTCGGCCGGTTTCGGTGGTTCGGGTTCGGCCATTTCCTCCTCGACGACGACCACCTTCACGGTCGATATGTCACCGCAGCTGGCCGGATCCAGCGAGCACGAGTCGGTGAAGAACAGCGAGATGTACTCGTCCACGTTCGTCACACCACCCGAGATATCCATCACGAGCGCCTTGTCGATGATGGCTTTCTGGGACGCGACCTGCACGTCCGGTCTCTCACCTATTTCGAACGGGGACTTTTCGCGATGCAGGCTGCGAAAATCGCGCGGCGAATCGCCCCGGCCAGGAATCTTCAGCAGATCCAGCATCGTCGGTTCGGCCGGTGTTACCTCCACCTGTACCGGTTCCTCCGGCTGGTTCTTTTTCGAGCGCGATCGCCGCTCCCGTCTGCCCGTCATGGTTGCGAATGTGCTGGAACTAGCGCGGAACGATCACGTACACACTACCCGGCCCCCCAAAGATAACGCTTTGCCCACTTTACCACCAGAGCGTGCAGCAGTGCTGGGCGTTCCACAACATACACTCGCActggcgcacacacacacagagtcGTTACACCCTTGCAGGCGATCAGCGACGTCCCGATCGCTTACGATCGATCGACACTACACCAAACACCTAAAACCAGCTCACGTTCCAGGTCGGGAATCTGTGGCGAGTATGGGAAGGAAATTGGACAGATATTAGAAGAATGTGCACCACCACGGGAAACCGAGAAACGCCCAAAGAAAGCACCGGACAAATCCTttaaatgcacaaaaaatgtGATCCACCAGCAAACGTGTTAGCCCACCTCGGACCACAGCGAGACCGTGACGACACACTGTACAGGCGAAAGCTGTCGGAGAAGTGAAGCGCACTTCACAGAGTGCAGGACAGTTCAATTTTCACGCACCATTGTCGGTGCGGTTACGAATCGGACACAAATCGGACACACCGGTGCGGGACAATGTTTGCGCGAGGCCTAAAATCGTGCGGTGCGTGCGACGGTTGCAGGTATTCTCGCGTCGCAACTATGTCACACCCGATCGGGTCGAACGGATTTTCTTCCGCCGAACGTGCGACCGTGCCAAGAACGAGGGCCAGggctcgatcgatcggttaCCGTGTGCCCCCGTCGGCTCGATCAACATTGATCACGGGTAGGTTCGCTATTTAGTGACACAATGGTCCAATTACTCACGCCACCACCTACGCTGGCTGTGACATAGTTTGGCGATGCGCTGAACTGTGCTGCTGCTATATTTATAGCCCAAATGCAACTGAAAGGGAGGTTGATTAGCCTATTTAGCCGGCCGAAGGAGACCGCTATATTTAGTAGGTCAATACTCATTGATTCAATGACACACGCACTGCGTAGGTGCGTGCGGCAGGTTGGTGGGTGCGTGCCCAGCGCACAACGCACTATCGGGCCATTCGGCAGGCTGGGATGTGCATCGTGCAAGATGGCGCACATCATGCTTAACGGATGGCATGACTTGAAATGGGTTTAAATAACGTTTCGTTGCTCGATTGGATCAATAACGATGTTGGACTATATCGGGTTTTTTCTGGCCTCGCAGTACTATGGTTCCCCTCTTGTGGCATTTCTTTGTTCAGTATCAATAGCGGTTGACGAACAAGCGCACTAACACGTCACAGGTAAGCCGAAgcgttttacttttttcttcactcTGCGTGTTGGTTTGCCACCGGCAGCAGCGGATCATATTGCTGCGAGATATTTTTGGGTACGATGCCCAAAACAAGCTTTACATCATCCAACGCCCGCCGCAGCATTCTGCAATGCGATGGAGTAATGCCAAATGCGTGACTCTTATTACGAACCGCAGTAAGTGATTTAGTCAGAGAAAGCAAAGACAAACACAAAAGTTTGTGCCTCTCTAGTAGTACAATTGGATTTTGTGTAAAGAAAGAAGCTTTTTGATCCTTATAAATTACAGGCTAGTTTAACCATTTCTATATCATCACCTCGGGGGCAGCTCGGTGGCATGATAGTAGCGGCGTCGATCTTCagacgaacggaccggaccaaaatcccacccggagCAATCCTCCATAAGCAGGgcttacgggtaaataaagtcacagaaagccagaaatggcaggcctagacctgctttgaggttgttgtgccgatgaaaaaGAAGATATCACCGCCTCGAACGTGGATTGTAGAGGGTATTATTGGTTTTTGAACAGAGTCCATGTATCAGAGGTGTATAAGAAACAGGATCAATGAATGTTCCCTGTATTATACGTTTTACGCACATAATTTGTAATATAAAAGCATCGAGAGTCTTTACAGTTGCTGTAAAACGAACGGTTTACTGACTGTTTACCAAGTTACTGGAAACAAGAGAACATTAGTTTGtcataaataaatgcaaaaacaaTATATTACAGAGATAACCAGTGAGACCATTCGAGTCCTTTGTTAGCAATTTGGCAAATAAGTTGATTTGTTCAATGATGTTCAAAGGTCCGCGCAAAGCCTTTCACCAATTTGGCATACATAAAAGCAAGATCATCTGCTGTGTAAATAAGCTTTCTACTACAATTATCATCAGCCTCAAAGCTACCTGCCATCATGATCATGAAGGATATTTTTACGACTGGTTGTCGCTTGTAATAAACGCTCAACATTGTCCACTCCTCGTCATGTCTCGCACGCCATGTTTGCTTTGTTCcgaaacggcaaacaaacgatcgcCAAAAATACTAATTTGTCTATATTGGCAGACGCGGTGTGATCGATAAAATTAGTATCCATTGCACCGAGCGTTCTACGCGCGGGCGGACAATCCGAAAATGCTGCCGTGCGGTAGAGATCATCATTGAACAAATCAACCATTgctaaaaatagaagaaaaccGTACGTACCCATTTTGTGCGGTATGCTGAATGACGAGCAGATGATATCATCGCTGGTATCATACACCTCGACGGTGCACTTGTTGAACGACTGGCCGTAGTTGTTGAATACGTGGCACGCATACACGCCCGTATCCTCGTACTCGGCATGGTCCACCTGCAGCGTAATCAGCCCGTTCTTCTGCACCATTCGGTAGCGTCCGGTTTGGGTGATATCGCTACCATCCTTCGTCCACCGTACATCGATTTCCGAATCCAGCACCACGCACAGCAGCTTGAAACTGTGCTCTCGTTCGATGAATACATTCTTCAGGTACACCGCAAACGATGGCCCACGTTTGGACGGGAGCGCCCCCAGGCTACACCTGGACGAGCTGCGCGGCGGATCGTCCCGCAAACCGAGCGGGCTTCTGGTAGCATGACGTCGCACAGTGTCGGAGCGCTGTTGTCTAACATCCGGCGTACGTCTAGGACTCCTTTCCTGGACACTTCGCGCCACAGGTTCGGGCGTGTCTGTGAGTCCCTGGCGAGCCGCAATCACCTTGATATGGGTTGGTTCCGATGCTTGGTCACGGCgtacctgctgctgctgactgCTAGTGATCTTATAGTGCGTTATCATCTGCTTCACAGCGTGTATCGCATCTTGCGTGCTGGTACGTGTGTACTTCTCCTTGCTACCTATCACTATAAACTGTTCCTCGCTCAGACAAAACTCGATCGTGTCGAAAATCTTCAGCAACTGTAGCTGGTAACGCAACAACCAATCGGAAATCGTGACATTGTTACTAAGTCTGCGCATAATGTCGCAGTACTTCTCCAGAGATTCTGCTAGCAATCGAAGATACTCGACGGAGTCTAGCTGCAGTGGGTTGATCGTCAATTTTTCAACCACCATCTCAAACGCCGACAGCAACTGATCGTCCTTCTCCACCAGCGACGGTATACAGTAATCCGTCCTGACCTGCATCATGACACTTTTCAACGTAATCAAGTTTCGACGTATGGTGTCTAGAAGCTCCTTCTGCATTTCTACCTTACTGTGCAGATCGAGCAGTGCTTTCAAAACCTTATCTAAGCTCAACAAATGCCGTCTTAACTCCTCCACGATCGTAACTTCGCGCTCGTTGCGTATCCTGGTGATATGTTGCTGGGACATTAATGAAACGACGCGATACAACTGTCTCAAGTTATGCTTCAGCGCTGGAGTTACACAGTCTACAGTGCAGCCCGTGCCCGAAGGCAATTCCTTTACCAGATCGTGCACCGGCACAGTGAGCTGTAGCAAAAGGTTCACACATGTCGAGTACGATGGCTTCTTCATAGTGGCCTCTACTGATGGGTGTAACAGGGTTAAGGTCCTACAAACTAAAGCAAAGTACGATTCTACGGTTTTGGATGCAAGATCTGCTCGATCGGTTGAGTTTAATCGAATATACTCGAGATCCTTTTGCAACAGTTGCAGCTCCACATTCGTTTTGCTCAATGCAAGCTCAGTCTCCGCCTGCGTAGTTCGTCGCTGATAAATGCATTGTCTAGTTTCAGTCAAAAGTACTATTATGGTTCGGTAGAGCGTATACACTGTTCGCCATTCTGTTCCTTGGAGGTGTTCACTTCTCTGCTGCAGCTGTACAAATGATTCAAGCACTTGCAGCACACCATCTTCCAATGCTTTCCATGTTTCGGGTTGTTCCGAGTACAGGTCAATTCGGGATAACATGTCGATGAATGTAGCAATTGGAGTATGGAAAAGCTTCAGAAGCGGCATTTCAACATCGCAAAACTCAAGATCCTCGGACGTTAAGATGCTACGCTTCACGTTGCTTATTTCAGCAGACAGGTTCTTACCTGCATTATTTGTCAAGAACATACGCTTGATTTCCAACAACATTTGATGGAAATTGTCAAACAGCGTTTGGATTTTAATCATCAACTTTGCATTCCGGTTGCTGGATGCGTCAGAAAGAGTCGCCCCTTCCCGGACAGAGGATGATGATTGCGAACTGATTGCGTTTACGTTCTTTCTAGCAACTTCCTCCTCCTGTTTCTTTACAGCTACTTCCTCAGTCTTCTTTCGTTtaactttctctttctctttctttgctttctcttcttcaattttctttttcttgccttcttCCTGGATCTTCTTTGTCTTAACTTCGTCTTCCTGTTTCTTCTTAGCTTCTTCCTCGGCTTTCCTCTTGCTGACCTCAATCTCTATCTTCTTCTTagcttcttcctcttcctgtTTTTCTTTGGATTCTATCTCAGCCTTCTTCTTTTTAACCTCTTCTTCGGCCTTCTTCTTTGTCGCTTCCTCCAattcttgtttcttctttgcttCCTCCTCTGCCGTCTTCTTTTTAGCTTCTTCCTGGTCCTTCTGCTTCTTAatcctttcttcttcttcttcctgcTTCTTCTTGGCTTCCTCTtctgccttcttcttcttggcatcTTCTTTGGTCTTTTTCTTAGTTGCCTCTTcctctttctgttttttctttgcctcttcttctgccattttcttcttagcttcctcctccttcttctttttgattactgcttcctcctcttcctgtTTCTTCTTGGCTTCCGCTTCTGCCTTCTTCTGCTTAGCTTCTTCCTCTTctgccttcttctttttggCTTCCTCTTCtgccttctttttcttggTCTCTTCTtcagcatttttctttttctcagcttcttcctcttcttgcCTCTTCTTGGCTTCCTCTTCTGCCATCTTCTTCTTAGCCTCCTccatcttcttctttttctttgctgcttcCTCCACTTCCTGTTTCTTCTTGGCTTCCTCTtctgccttcttcttcttagccTCTTCCTctgccttcttctttttctcagCTTCTTCCTCCGCCTTCTTTTTCTTagcctcttcctcttcctgttTCTTTTTGGCAGCATCTTCtgccttctttttcttggcCTCTTCTTCAGCCTTTTCCTCAGCAGCTTTCTCCTGTTCCTGTATTCTCTTTGCCTCTTCCTCTGCCTTCTTCTTTTTAGCTTCTTCCTctgctttcttctttttctcggCTTCTTCCTCTGCCTTCTTTTTCCTggcctcttcctcttcctgttTCTTCTTGGCAGCATCTTCtgccttctttttcttggcCTCTTCTTCAGCCTTTTCCTTAGCAGCTTTCTCCTCTTCCTGTATTTTCTTTGCCTCTTCCtctgccttcttcttcttagccTCTTCCTctgctttcttctttttagCCTCTTCCtctgccttcttcttcttagctTCTTCCTctgctttcttctttttctcggCTTCTTCCTCCgccttctttttcttggcctcttcctcttcctgttTCTTCTTGGCAGCAACTTCtgccttctttttcttggcCTCTTCTTCAGCCTTTTCCTTAGCTGCTTTCTCTTCTTCCTGTATTTTCTTTGCCTCTTCCtctgccttcttcttcttagccTCTTCCTctgcctttttctttttagcCTCTTCCtctgccttcttcttcttagccTCTTCTtctgccttcttcttcttagccTCTTCTTCtgcctttttctttctctcggcTTCTTCCTCATCCTGCTTCTTTTTGGCTTCTTCTtctgccttcttcttcttcttagccTCTTCCTctgccttcttctttttctcggCTTCTTCCTCATCCTGTTTCTTTTTGGCTTCTTCCTctgctttcttcttcttcttagccTCTTCCTctgccttcttctttttctcggCTTCTTCCTCATCCTGCTTCTTTTTGGCTTCTTCCTCTGccttctttttatttgcctcttcctcttcttgcTTCTTCTTGGCTTCTTCCTctgctttcttctttttctcggCTTCTTCCTCCGCCTTCTTTTTCTTAGCCTCTTCTTCAGCCTTTTCCTTAGCTGCTTTCTCCTCTTCCTGTATTTTCTTTGCATCTTCCtctgccttcttcttcttagccTCTTCCTCTGCCTTCTTCTTTTTAGCTTCTTCCTCTGCTTTCTTAATTTTCTCGGCTTCTTCCTCcgccttctttttcttcgcctcttcctcttcctgttTCTTCTTGGCAGCATCTTCtgccttctttttcttggcCTCTTCTTCAGCCTTTTCCTTAGCAGCTTTCTCCTCTTCCTGTATTTTCTTTGCCTCTTCCtctgccttcttcttcttagccTCTTCCtctgccttcttcttcttagccTCTTCCTCTGCCTTCTTCTTTTTAGCCTCTTCCTCtgcctttttctttctctcggcTTCTTCCTCATCCTGCTTCTTTTTGGCTTCTTCTtctgccttcttcttcttcttagccTCTTCCTctgccttcttctttttctcggCTTCTTCCTCATCCTGCTTCTTTTTGGCTTCTTCCTCTGccttctttttatttgcctcttcctcttcttgcTTCTTCTTGGCTTCTTCCTctgctttcttctttttctcggCTTCTTcctccgttttctttttcttagcCTCTTCTTCAGCCTTTTCCTTAGCTGCTTTCTCCTCTTCCTGTATTTTCTTTGCATCTTCCTctgctttcttcttcttagccTCTTCCtctgccttcttcttcttagctTCTTCCTCTGCTTTCTTAATTTTCTCGTCTTCTTCCTCcgccttctttttcttcgcctcttcctcttcctgttTTTTCTTGGCAGCATCTTCtgccttctttttcttggcCTCTTCTTCAGCCTTTTCCTTAGCAGCTTTCTCCTCTTCCTGTATTTTCTTTGCCTCTTCCtctgccttcttcttcttagccTCTTCCTCTGCCTTCTTTTTCTTAGCTTCTTCCtctgccttcttcttcttagccTCTTCTTCtgcctttttctttctctcgacTTCTTCCTCATCCTGCTTCTTTTTGGCTTCTTCCTCCgtcttctttttatttgcctcttcctcttcctgcTTCTTCTTGGCAGCATCTTCTGCCTTCTTTTTCTTagcctcttcctcttcctgtaTTCGCTTAGCCTCTTCCtctgccttcttcttcttagccTCTTCCTctgccttcttctttttctcggCTTCTTCTTCCgtcttctttttcttggcctcttcctcttcctgttTCTTCTTGGCAGCATCTTCtgccttctttttcttggcCTCTTCTTCAGCCTTTTCCTTAGCAGCCTGCTCATCTTCCTGTATTTTCTTTGCCTCTTCTtctgccttcttcttcttagccTCTTCCTCTGCCTTCTTTTTTGTAGCTTCTTCCTCATCCTGCTTCTTCTTGTTTTCCTCTTCTACCTTTAGCTTTTTCTTAACCTCTTCTTCggattgtttctgtttcttggCATCTTCCTTTACCTGCTTCATCTTAGTTTCCTCTTCtgccttctttttcttatctTCTTCTTCGATCTTCTTCTTAGTAGCTTCTTCCACTTCctgtattttatttgcttcttccTCTGCCTTTCTCTTCTTGCCCTCTTCACCGGACTTCTTCTTTATAGTTTCTTCCTCTTCCAGCTTCTTTTTGGATTCGTCGTCAGCCTTCTtcttttggattttattctcTTCCTGCTTCTTTGTTGCTTCCATTTCGCCCTGATACTTCATAACTTCTTCGTCTACCTGTTTCTTCAGAATTTCTTCACctttggtttgtttctcgGCGTCTTCTTCGGCTATTTTCTTAACCTCTTGATCTAACAGTTGCTCTTTAGCTCCACCATGTTTATGAACcatcaaattattttcatttaattccaTTTGCTCTACATGAACCGTCTTAAGTAAATCAGAATTATAAATTTCTCTGatatttttctgctgctgAATACACTCACGAATTTCGTGCTGTACATGAGTAACCGTCTCGAGTAGTTTGCTATGTGCAGTGCTTTCCTTGGCCTGTTCTACAGAGTGTTCCGATTGTGCCTTTTCGAATGACTCACACATTTGGAGCAAACAGTCCTCCAACACTACCGTCGGCTCTACATGAGCCGATTGTAGGTCGATGTTCTTCAATGTCTCGGTCACCTTCGCGATCGGTGATG
This region of Anopheles marshallii chromosome 2, idAnoMarsDA_429_01, whole genome shotgun sequence genomic DNA includes:
- the LOC128709917 gene encoding muscle M-line assembly protein unc-89-like, which translates into the protein MTGRRERRSRSKKNQPEEPVQVEVTPAEPTMLDLLKIPGRGDSPRDFRSLHREKSPFEIGERPDVQVASQKAIIDKALVMDISGGVTNVDEYISLFFTDSCSLDPASCGDISTVKVVVVEEEMAEPEPPKPAEEHSKTEAEAAAELARIQEEEEGKSAKEPTPPPPPPPEPEPEPEPEPVEEEEEEEEEEEEPEPEPPRAPTPPPPKEPTPEPEPIKPPPEPEYDSDVELIPVKEEFDPSVWKSIDSLEQQLQQQAEAEAKPSAKVKSREASRRESTQEMTERERDLEWQRQRQMMRPPLVISHLKSRAAPKGSTVKLTCSISGPGITVRWLKNGDPIEKSNKHTFKVSEGLLSLEIKDVDTVDAGEYACMIKNKNGETSTSTTLTVYENYETKPTPPTFISIKDDVSLEDKQAPAVVASEGQQAAEASAAAPAEQPAAAAVAVEEAPASETVSSEAALPPSGAPQPTSPQPQEPPVADAPQPAASAAEEQPAEATGEEGEAPIVPSEAGGHAKHRRLVPEKSPSPPPIGGDMARYYHKKILHHRDKLQWSVHLTNRAIVAGHRLKLMCCATGFDPTLEWFKDGQPVEYDDHIVDMNDMHRGAYGCLWVNDVTVKDAGEYKCKAKNGMEEIETVCKLTVVEPVTTVQTFAPTFVRMVRENYDSYSNILTVEFVIRANPTPTLTWYKGIIKLGVYPDTHMRISQHFDETAEHTIASLVFYDPSYTDNGEYICIASNSVGEATCKHMLDFCSKEQYFEWLAKKRPGWFKAESYIPVEPAPTFGGDEEGEEGEEEGEEEEDAEGEEGEGPREPKVKRAPKLPDVKELPEEEKKAEAEAQAQAERSVQIVVPEPDPAATKDPEPEPEAMYKRRKSRTQVALEEFERRKKFDFVSHMANVRVEPGKTMRLIAYVKCPEEVTSYWKKEGRVLGNGLRLTHTTMRCGTCVLEIEKCKYRDAGTFTCVAKCPTYGEIEQSCTVSVVEKTEIKGEAPVFTRPMQEKYDPIQDELTLECCVRGDPEPETVWIVQGVFMRHNTGGRLYFRKYPDGRQQLKIFQPSKEDSGRYVCRAKNSVDKTDMVYYINYKNSDEDVLKVFEEELHKKSEKPILSRHLRPKDCDYNPEDEALIKWSESRSQHEKEYDYRYKLHFITQLQDKTVPEGSNLKFTCYVDGKFPLFMWYKDEIPLVQGRKYRQKTRRDGKVTLEIVNVTTEDAGTYKLEARNYAGTIESKSVVSVYENPFTKFVPPIFASNILETYSLHSDEIVLECRVRGTPRPNIAWIKDGEYIIPGDKYEQYDHADGTCKLIVTSPGEDDSGTYTCEAESGGCSDAISHNVQFVSKEKVLMERTHSVYHRNPNLPHFYQGLADYSIPSGGNICLVVEVQGNCEVQWFRDRYPVTGKPPKVRTYSDGTGIFALCITAATMDASGRYVCRATNAFGKAESSSHVDIINPNAIKGAKPPIFMSRPQPEIKIRQGDSLSMAFKIIGDPKPKIQWMKGTKDLTNSPRTIKEVHNDYIRFSIKEAVVADEGAYFIVARNRHGIDRSFTKVSIKPPRGYKKHLEDDLDRDAPDKGRK